TTTGGGGGACAGGACAGTGAGTTGGATCCTTTGGTGGGTCTTTGATAGGAAGAGAGATTGGCTTTCGGTAGTTTTAAATAGATGCTTCCATTAAACGAGAATGAAAAATATCCATTTAGCAGCCGTATCTTGGGGTAACAGTCGAAGCTCCCTCTGTTCCCGTTGAATTTGTATTGAAAGCCTTTACAATCGCAAAGATCTGCACATTTTTTCTTGCACCACGCCAGGGTGGTGTTTCGAAAATAGGCCCGGTCATATCCATAGAAATCATGGTGAGGCAAACGCAGGAAATCAACATGAGCATGAGCACCCTTGTTGCAGAAGCTCTCGAATCTGGGCGCACATCCCTGAGTCCAATCAGTGTCATTACTCCACACGTATCCAGGAGGGCAAGAGCAACTCCTCCCCTCACTTGGGCTGTAGCTGCAAACGCTATTCGGTCCACAAATCCCATGAACAGTACATGACTCAGATAAGCCTTGCCATGTTACCGCCCACTTCCCATCTTTTCTCTACTATAGACCCTTATATTACCATCATGATCCGCCTTTAACATACGTTGGGTTTTCTGGCCAAAATCTGACGTCAAGAACTTCAGATCGTCGGATGAAGTGAAATTCCCCAAGGAATCGAGCACTGCAACTCTACTATCGTTGTAGGTTGTTCTTCCAACTTCCCAACTCACACGGCCTGGGTCTGGCCAGTATACGCTTGGGATCAAAGGTCCATCGAAGAGGAGACGGAGGACGTTGTCGTTGTCGAAGTATAACTTGTAATAGCCAGAAGAGAAGTTGCCGTTGCTCCGAGAGGAAACAAGAGGTGTGTTCCTCGTGAGTTTCTGTCCAGGGAGGAGCACGTCGGTTGGGTAGTCGAAGCTTTGCCAGAGCGGGACATTGCATTCTCTGTCACGAAGAACAAGATTACCAGAGTCTAGGAGCTGTAACTGATGAAACGGTGTCTTCGAACACGACAGCGGGTCTGTTTCTGTGGCCCAAACAACGGTCTGGCTGGCGTCGGTTAGCACGAGATTGCCATTCTTTTTAAGGGAAAGCTTAGAGTACCTCCCGTTGACGGGTTCATCGCGGTTCGCCACCCAAACAACGGTGCAATTCTGGCCGCTGCACGGTGGATGGCTGAACCAGATGGCAAAGCAGTAAGCATTCTTGCCGACAGGGTAAAAACCGGCGGAGAAGACACCGGACTTTGAGATGAGGATGTCATCTGGGTTGTCAATGGAGAGAGAGTCGCCTCTGCTCAAGGTAGCGTGAGTCGCAGAGGAAGGTTGAGAAGACAAGTGAAGGATTGAGAGAATAAGCACAAGGAGAAATGACGAGTTTCTCATGGTGTTCAAGGGAACCGGTTGTGGCTTGGCCAGTACTCAGATATTTTTCCAGAAGTCGTTGGCTTTACTCATAGATTGAGCTGGCATAAAAAACAAATCACCAAGCGATCAATACAAGCTGCACGGTTCAAATCACCGTCCTTATACACTTATACGGAGGATACCCTCAAGAGCATCCATCTGATCTCAATCGTAAATAAATCTTTCGGGCATCTGATGATTTAATATTAGTacttaatttattaataaactCTCATTTCTTGCCCATGATAGTTATATTACACTATCTTGTATTCTACTACAATCAATAATGAAGGTTAAGAATGATCGTATTCCAGATCTAGAACTtagaatttggaacctattATATTATaactgattttttgtttttgaaaccTATAAACTACTCTATTTGCCCTACAACTGATTCTGGaacctatcatttttttttcctagattCCAAGGTCTATCAAgaatatgctttttttttgttccttgtgtttcattttttttttttatagaaaaagaataagtaaCAAAgctattcaaaataaaatatgaacaaGGGCAAGCAAGCAAATGCGAGTTAGGAACGAGCGAGAGTTGCGAGGTGGAGGGTGAGTAGCGAGTAAGAAAGGGAGTCTTGTAGTGTCTGGGTGAGGTTAGAGAgaatacaaaaagaagaagaaagagaaatagagaaaaagataacaagagaaaatttaggaaatttaGGCTCTATCAAACCGGTCCCAAATTCCGTTTGATGTGGTTCATGATTGGTTTTTCACTCAAAATTGGGAATCAAACCAATTTTACCAATTCCAAAAgtttggaactgggaaccggatcGGTACCGAACTAGTTTTTAGGGCGGTTTGATTCAATTTATGGATAGAATTGGTCCCACTTGCACATCTTTAGTATGGATTTGTCAATAGGTACAAAATATAACTTCAAGAATATCTCACTTACACTAGAGGTAGACATAAAATCATAATATCTTTCTCTATTCATGATGGAAGGAATCAAACTTCAGATTGCTCGTTTACAAGCATCACGAAATTgtaagattaatttatggatccaaaaaaaatttgccaaccTAGTATTTTTTCCGTTTGGGGGAAGCAAAACCACATCTCAAGAAATTCTTCTTTCTCGTTGCCGGTGGAGAGACGGCGTGGGAGGAAGGGAAAGGGGGGCATGGTCCAGCTGTTTTACGGCGATTTCGAGGGGGCATGCGCTTGTCTCTGGTGAAAGTCCATCGATACATGAGTAAAGAGAACGTACCTTTCTTGTAATTTCACTTCTTGAAAGGAGTAGAAGTCTGGAGCAGAATGGAAATATTGACGAATTTGTCCAATTAATACTGAACGTATGGTACGGATGTTGattcaatcttaatttttttaatttaatcctaacttttatacaaaaattCTATTATAATCATTGCgattaattttcattgaaaatcgcTAATATGGTGATGGTACACGAAGGACAGTTCCACACTAGCGGTTTTCGGTGAAATTTGATTAGAAAGAATGCAATGGAATTTCGGAAAAGATCTAAAACAAATTTGATAAAACcgataaatttaggattgaattcaCATCTTTATTATCCTTCACTCATCcacataaaaatatacattagAGTGTAGGGTCTAGTCAATTACCATGAATTCGACCCAAGAATCTCCTTAAAAACATGGACACCGAATGGCGTTGACCCGCCTTTAGTTCGCCAACTAATCTTTATTTTAGGCCAACTAATCATGGTGACGACGGAGATTCGAGTCCAGCAATACGGTGATAGCAACGAACAAACCACTCTTGGACCATCGTCACCTCAAGCGTGGGATACCATGAATTCGACCCAAGAATCTCCTTAAAAACATGGACACCGAACGGTGTTGACCTGCCTTTAGTTCGCCAACTAATCTTTATTTTAGAGGCCATTCTATATGCATTTACCTACCATCCAGCTTTAGTGAGCCATCTCCCTGCTAGAAGAAAGCATTGCTTAGATTATTTATAAGGTCACATCGGTCAAGTTTGGAAAGATAGTCTAGATTCATAggttctctttaaaaaaaaaaaaacacacacacacaagttTCGATGTAACTTGTATATTATAATTGCTTGTTCTGTCCATGACCTCTCCGTAGACGAAGACTTCTACATAAAATTTTCCCACCTCAGGTTTTCTGCATATCTTTCCCATGAATCAGATAAAATTAGTGGGATAATGACGGtagaagttttaaaacttgtgtGGATACATAGCTTTAATTTTagaacgtttttttttttggagtcgTTTAAGGCTTAAAATTCGTCATTGTACTTCAAATTAGTCCTTTCGTTGAATAATGTCGTATTTTCTTGGGCATAAAATTCATgtggattttttgtttttaatcttttttgtgCTAGTGGCACGAATGTGACTCATCAAAAAAaccttaataataaaaaaggctGAAGTTACAACAAGGGGCAAGAAGTGCAGAGAAAAAGATTGGTGACAAGTGGGCAGGAAGGGCAGGGGTGGCGTGCCTCTTTGCCGCTAGCAAACCACCCTTGTTGTGATGGCGAAAGTGCCAACCCCCCTTGCTATGACCCCAACAAGGGTCGCCGGCTACATAGGGGTAACGCACTTTTACTCCCTTTCCTATTAATCTTACGAGctacaaaaaattaattcatttttcattattagataattttataaaagagTAATTGGATGAACATAAATTGTGTTGCATTTAACAACACCGTTTTAGATTTTAGTAAGCTTCGCAGCCACAGggatgaaataaataataaaaatgccaaCTTGGACTTTTTCATCCATtaaagaggaaggagagggagttaatggaatgactaatttaaatgatgatgacaggttttagaatttaaataattgaagaaaaagagtttTAGGATTAAATGTGACTTACAACACGCTTAGggtctttttctctcctctcatCATTACATAGCCGTTTTTTTACCACCATGAAGAGGAGGGTTTGAGCtaaatctctccctcccttcactatttttctttggcaaatttagatctatgttttcttcttttgctttcctCCCGTTTTGTGGAGTTTTTCTCTTCTCATTTAATTTAGATCTTGAAACTTCTCTCTCCCATTTTAGGGAGATTTCTACCCTAATCTAATCTAGATTTAGGGATTTTTGGTGTATGATTTTGGGGTTTCTCTTCTTTAGGTTTCGTTGGTGTACAAATccaatttcaaaagagtttgaAGGAACTTTGCAAAGGTTTTGTTTTCACAAGCATCAAATTTTCGCTCGTTCAACCTTGTGGCTTTGAATAATGATGGTATTAAGGACACCAAATTTAGGTATGCATCGCCGAAAGGCAAAGCTGTAGTAACAATTGGAGATCTTGGTGTGTACTCATTACTGAAGATGAATTTGGTGGTCGGCCACCGATTTGATTTGAATAAGTTATAGATATGCTCTTTGAGCTTGTGACTCTTAAACTTGTTCTACTAATTCAGATCTTGAAACTTCTCTCTCCCATTTCGGAGATTTCTACCTCAGTCTAATCTAGATTTAGGGATTTTTGGTGTATGATTTTGGGGTTTTCCTTCCCTTGGGTTTTGTTGGCGTACAATCCAATTTTGAAAGAGTTTGAAGGAGCTTCGCAAAGGTTCCGCTTTCATACGTTTCAAATTTGCGCCCATTCAAACTTGTGGCTTTGAACAGTGATGGTATTGAGAATGCCAAATTTAGGTATGCATCGCCGAAAGGCAAAGTTATAGCAACAATTGGACATTTTGGTGTGTGCGTATTATTAAAGACGAATTTGATGATCGGTCACCGATTTGATTTGAAGAAGTTACAAATCTACTCTTTGAGCACGTGACTTTTAACAttgttttaataatttatcttgttatctggaatttatttttattatgaagTTGTATAAGGTTTATCTTGGTTTGTCGTTGGATTGCATTGTTTCTCTCttgtatttttgtagaaattaatgaaatattacTATCTTGttatttgcaatttatttttattttgaagttgcataaggtttattttgttttgcagTTGACCCGCATTGTTCCTCTTTTGTACTTTTGtagaaatgaatgaaatgttacttttacaaaaaaaaaaaaaaaaaaaagaaggagttttaggattttcattGTGATTATCCCAATAAAAATTGGAGCACATTGTCGTAGCCAACTTTGGATGTTGCGGAATTAGAGATGAGGTCCTCTCACTTAAACCACGGGACTAGATCATTAACTAGGTTTGAAATGTGCATGTGCGCCAGCGGGTGGATAAAGTgcacaaattaatttgatttcttgtgcCATTACCAAGTGCGACCAATC
The window above is part of the Eucalyptus grandis isolate ANBG69807.140 chromosome 6, ASM1654582v1, whole genome shotgun sequence genome. Proteins encoded here:
- the LOC104451840 gene encoding LOW QUALITY PROTEIN: putative receptor protein kinase ZmPK1 (The sequence of the model RefSeq protein was modified relative to this genomic sequence to represent the inferred CDS: inserted 1 base in 1 codon) codes for the protein MRNSSFLLVLILSILHLSSQPSSATHATLSRGDSLSIDNPDDILISKSGVFSAGFYPVGKNAYCFAIWFSHPPCSGQNCTVVWVANRDEPVNGRYSKLSLKKNGNLVLTDASQTVVWATETDPLSCSKTPFHQLQLLDSGNLVLRDRECNVPLWQSFDYPTDVLLPGQKLTRNTPLVSSRSNGNFSSGYYKLYFDNDNVLRLLFDGPLIPSVYWPDPGRVSWEVGRTTYNDSRVAVLDSLGNFTSSDDLKFLTSDFGQKTQRMLKADHDGNIRVYSREXDGKWAVTWQGLSESCTVHGICGPNSVCSYSPSEGRSCSCPPGYVWSNDTDWTQGCAPRFESFCNKGAHAHVDFLRLPHHDFYGYDRAYFRNTTLAWCKKKCADLCDCKGFQYKFNGNRGSFDCYPKIRLLNGYFSFSFNGSIYLKLPKANLSSYQRPTKGSNSLSCPPKVQEVFLQRTYLKSHMNSTLNILFTVAMVLAGVEIVVVFLTWSFLIGTDLDKLGGYAKGYHLAGTGFTRFTYAELKKATKNFSKEIGRGSGGIVYKGVLPDHGEAAVKLLNKANQGEDEFLAEVRTIGNLNHINLITMWGYCVEGRHRLLVYEFMNHGSLAENLSSDQLDWKKRYDIAVGSAKGLAYLHEECLEWVLHCDVKPHNILLNFDYQPKVADFGFSKLLNRDSFKNTSFSRIRGTRGYMAPEWVYNMPITFKVDVYSYGIVLLEMLTGGNPVASHAIDGEVKGGNKRLTTWVREKMKPGVAMETWIREIMDPTVKGPYDIKKMEVLVTVALQCVEEDKDARPTMSQVVEMLLRHESENL